The Syngnathus typhle isolate RoL2023-S1 ecotype Sweden linkage group LG16, RoL_Styp_1.0, whole genome shotgun sequence genome includes a region encoding these proteins:
- the ppp1r14d gene encoding protein phosphatase 1 regulatory subunit 14B, with amino-acid sequence MCVRDRENLVCFHGSPEAVATMASEANTQSRVMFQSTGKVDEPGHRKLGKLTVKYNRKDLQRRLDIEEWIDEQLHLLFDCEEEDIPELEIDIDELLELSDEGQRKRVQELLQECRKPIEDFVNGLLYRIKGLRKMSGPLKK; translated from the exons atgtgtgtgcgtgacagAGAGAACTTGGTGTGTTTCCACGGGTCTCCTGAGGCCGTGGCAACCATGGCGTCAGAGGCAAACACCCAGTCCAGAGTGATGTTCCAATCCACGGGCAAAGTCGACGAGCCAGGGCACCGCAAGCTTGGCAAACTGACCGTCAAGTACAACCGCAAGGACCTGCAGAGGAGGCTGGATATTGAGGAGTGGATAGATGAACagctgcacctgctctttgactgTGAG GAAGAAGATATTCCAGAGTTGGAGATTGACATAGATGAGCTCCTGGAGTTGTCAGATGAGGGACAAAGAAAGCGAGTACAG GAGTTGTTGCAAGAATGCAGGAAGCCAATTGAG GATTTTGTCAACGGGCTGCTCTACAGGATAAAGGGACTACGCAAAATGTCAGGACCCTTGAAGAAATAG